GTTAGTCTGCAACCTTAACGTGCATgtatagtagtgtgtgtgtgtgtgtgtgtggtcattaTAGTGAagatatttacatatttgttattATGCATACCAAAATCATGCAactaactaacacacacataaacacacacattaaaggcAAAACATGAAGCTCAGTGTAGAATAGAAGCAGACTGTTCCAGAGGGTTAGGGAAAAAAggtcagaaacacacaaacacacacacgaacatgcatgcacacacgcacacagacacacacacaNNNNNNNNNNNNNNNNNNNNNNNNNNNNNNNNNNNNNNNNNNNNNNNNNNNNNNNNNNNNNNNNNNNNNNNNNNNNNNNNNNNNNNNNNNNNNNNNNNNNtggagatatgctgctctatacacactaaaagtagtgattatttacatggagtctggtgggtttggtgacggtgatttctcttctctcctcccaaTATGTTACGTTGTTTACGTTCTCTACGTAACATGCGTATCCAAAGACTTTCGACGTGTAACGTTAAATCCGTGGTAACGTAGCCCTTCGGGCTATTTACGGTTTATTTTTCTAACTACGACTTTATAACTTGGGCCAACGCGTTAGTTACACTCCGGAAGTGCGTGGCTATTCGTCGGGATTATTGGTTTCGGGGAAAATAAGGATTTTTGCGACTAATTGTTGTGATGATGGAGACAATGCGAAGGCTCGCCTCGACGTCTGAGCGTCTGCAGCGATGATAAAAGGACTTCTGGGAAGACGCAGGACAGGAAACTGTCCAAGTGTCTTAATATAAACGGGAAATAGGACAACGAGAGACGGTggacagaccccccccccccggttgtTTCTGCAGGAgcacagttagcttagcatggcTGCTGAGCGTCATCAATAACAGCCTTATTGATGGTGGGACGTGTCCAGATGTCCAAACCACGGCTCGGGGACAGCTGAGTGGACGTTTTCAGACAGAGATACCCGGatataaaaaagatatttatagATATTAAAGGATATTTAAAAGAGATCGCCAGAAGCAGACGGCCGGATGTGGTTTTAAAAGTCGGACATGATGCCGCGGAGAAAAgcaggtttgtgtgtgcgtgtaagtgtgtatgtgtgaaagtgtgtgctaaaaaaagtaaaatgtaacaaactaAGATGGgattgattttgtttgtgtttgtctatgtgtcttcatgttgtctgtattgtgtgcgtgtgtttttagCCTGGGGTATGTTTCTAACAGTAACAGTTTCTAACCCAGactattgtgtgtttgtatgtttatgttgtctgtatgtctgtgtgtgtcagcatgtgttgtttctctgtgtgtgtgtctatagcTTTATATCAGTTTCTAACCCAGACcattgtatgtaaatgttagctgtgtgtgtgtttgtgttgtctatattatgtgtgtgtgtgtgtagcgtgTGGTTCATTGGAACATTTTCTAACCCAgactattgtttaaatgtaaatgtgtgtatatatatatatatatatatatatatatatcttttccagtcttaacaactgctcaaagcgcttttacatctacagggaacattcaccattcacacacattcatacactgtggccggggctgccgtacaaggtgccacctgctcatcagatacacagtcacacacattcacactccgatgcgcaactcggggttcagtgtcttgcccaaggacacttcgacaatgactgcaggggcggggatcgaaccaccaaccttcccattggcaggcaaccgctctaccactgagccacagccgcccctacaTTAACCATCTCAATCTAcaattgacaaaataaagttgaacactattatgtaatgttattaatgtgtacagactgtctggatttaccctgcagagacctgaggaccaggtaaccatagtcctcagaaatcctccGGAGggtagaacaccaacacaaaggaagacgAAGGTCAGGACATCTGGGCCAAATGAGGGACATTTGGCAGGATTTCGGCGGAACGGGGTTCTGCAGAAGAGAGGTTTTAGTGGACGATGACTTTTGTCAGCAGCATCTctcaatgtgtgttttctctgtttcctaCAGATGTTGAGCAGCTGTTGGTGGTTAAAGAAGAGGTtccccctgagcagcaggagtgtagctcCAGGGTGGACCAGCAGGAGCCAGattcccccccacacattaaagaggagcaggaggaactgtggagcggtcaggagggagagcggcttcaagggctggaggaggctgatatcaccaagttcccattcactgcTGTCcttgtgaagagtgaagatgatgaagaggaagaggaaggtaaGAACAATGTGGATGCCCTTATTTAACCTGTGTGTTGTCCtccagtgtaaaaaaaaaaaaagtgcacttTTTATAACTACCACCAGATTCACCACTAAtatttgttattacattatttacacaaaTTTTTAGAATTCATAATCagtaatacaaatttttatgaaattgtacctttaaaaaaaaaactgaaattatgaattattttgacatatagTTACGATTTTAGTTGGTAATGACGAactgtcaaagtttagtcaggatactgttttaatgttttttttttttcaaatgctacaaaattcaataaaacacccaaaattcaataaaattaaTCAGTAAACTGATCCTCAGTTTTATCCTGCAAAGAGTAAGAaccttttgtgttatttttgggcaatttggttgaaagaaacccaaatttctgatgtagaaaacttcaaaaaagggTCCAAtcttgacccgaggacaaaagCAGGGTTAATCGGTTTTTaggcagaaaacaaacaatctgCAAAACTGAAGAGGATTAAAGTTCAAGAGAAGCAGATTTAAAAACACGACTAAACAGTTCCTGAAGGATCTAGCACAGAAAATGTCAACTAGTTGTTGTAACTTTCATCACGTTACGGTGAAAGCTGCTACGCAGCTGCCGCTCACCCAATAATAAAACAGTATTCTTTTATCTCACTTGAACAGGGCTTCAGAGACAAACcgaacacatggaaacagacgctgatggagaggactgcgGAAGACCAGGACCAGCCTGGAACTCaaatccacttttacaaccagagaccGACAATAGTGTTGATAGCGATGTTTGGAAGGACGCCAGCGAAAGTCGGTCAGGTTTAAACTCCCTGGACCGTGAGGAGGTTCACGTCAGTGATGACAAAGAGTCGTTTAGCTGTTTTGAGTGTGGGAAAAAATTTGGAACAAAGCAAcatctgaagagacacatgaagTCTCACACGGGAGAGAAGCCTTTCAGCTGCACGGTTTGTGGTAAAATCTTTATACAGAAGGTGCAGCTGACGGAGCACATGAGAACTCACACAGGTGAAAAGCCTTTCAGCTGTTCGGTGTGCCAGAAAGCGTTTGCACGCAGGCAGCATTTACAGAGACACGTGATGATCCACACGGGAGAGAAGCCTTTCAGCTGCTCGGTTTGCGATCAGGGAGTTTTGAGCAAAGAACACCTGAAGACGCACATGAGGACGCACACGGGCGAGAGACCGTTCAGCTGCTCGGTGTGCGGTAAAGCTTTCATTGGGAGCGGGAATCTGAAAAGACACATGAGGAATCACACGGGAGAAAAGCCTTTCAGCTGCTCGGTGTGCGACAAAAGCTTCGGACAGAAGGTGCAACTGACGCAGCACATGAGGGTCCACACGGGAGACAAGCCCTGCGTCTGCTCGGTTTGTAACCTGAGGATCTTGAGCGAGGCACATCTTAAGGTACACATGAGAACGCACACGGGGGAGAAGCCGTTCAGCTGCTCGTTTTGTGGCAAAGGTTTCACCCAGGCAGGGAACCTGACGCACCACATGAGAGTCCACACGGGGGAGAAGcgattcagctgcagtgtttgtgacAAGACGTTCGCCTGGCTGAGTCAGGTCAAAACCCACAAATGTGTTGGTCGTCCGTGCTCACAGCAAACTCAAAcggaggaggacagagaggcagagccTCCAGCCAGCAGAGgaactcaacacatggaaacagaagctgatgaaGAGGACTGtagaggaccagaaccagccaggaactcacatctACTTTTACAACAAGAGACTGAAGAACAGATTGGAAACTCTGCTGAACCTGAGACTGAGGACAGTAATTTTTTGAAagagagaagtgtgtgtttgtcaggtttaaactctctgaaacatgacGAAGTCACTCAAAGCGatgaaacattaaacaacacTCCCG
The genomic region above belongs to Etheostoma cragini isolate CJK2018 chromosome 14, CSU_Ecrag_1.0, whole genome shotgun sequence and contains:
- the LOC117956467 gene encoding zinc finger protein 484-like is translated as METDADGEDCGRPGPAWNSNPLLQPETDNSVDSDVWKDASESRSGLNSLDREEVHVSDDKESFSCFECGKKFGTKQHLKRHMKSHTGEKPFSCTVCGKIFIQKVQLTEHMRTHTGEKPFSCSVCQKAFARRQHLQRHVMIHTGEKPFSCSVCDQGVLSKEHLKTHMRTHTGERPFSCSVCGKAFIGSGNLKRHMRNHTGEKPFSCSVCDKSFGQKVQLTQHMRVHTGDKPCVCSVCNLRILSEAHLKVHMRTHTGEKPFSCSFCGKGFTQAGNLTHHMRVHTGEKRFSCSVCDKTFAWLSQVKTHKCVGRPCSQQTQTEEDREAEPPASRGTQHMETEADEEDCRGPEPARNSHLLLQQETEEQIGNSAEPETEDSNFLKERSVCLSGLNSLKHDEVTQSDETLNNTPVQIDRRSQMGEGHFTEARSLRRHIKEEQEELYISQEREQLQGLEEADITKFPFTPVPVKSDDDEEEAQSSQLKPRQTQHMETEGTCDVLKKSGEPPSGLISLKMPAMEPLNPRLASTVSASASCSSDGEHFYQRPWQHPDIEIRDVTPEEHLKLLWMSQGRADRYGCSLFRFITPEEKYRAWCVTTNWDGSRGKWALPRNLKAFLLHTLHQRFQPMAAREEKMLIDSVNEVLRTPRQFSMGLMPEADGSQTATIQSVDSSDRSSPSPTA